AGCTACTCGTCCCCTGAGCGGCGCAGGCCCCCGACCACGCGGCTCTCAGAACCGATCCGTCCGCCCCGAGGCGGTCCACGCGTCGGTCGGCGCACCGTCCGGCACGCGAACCGACCGGCGGCCCTGTAGCCCGTCGATCCGGCCCGCGAACGTCCACTTCTTCTCGGTCCACGTCTCGACCGCCTCGCCTTCGCTCGCCGCCGCGAGGGCCGCCTGATCCCGCAGGTGTGCGCCGACGACCGCCGCGATGGCGGCCGCCTCGTCGCTGTCGGCGTCGTCGGGGATCG
This genomic window from Salinirubrum litoreum contains:
- a CDS encoding acc operon protein translates to MSEETPERDPVQAALADALSIPDDADSDEAAAIAAVVGAHLRDQAALAAASEGEAVETWTEKKWTFAGRIDGLQGRRSVRVPDGAPTDAWTASGRTDRF